One stretch of Ammoniphilus sp. CFH 90114 DNA includes these proteins:
- a CDS encoding arsenic resistance protein: MSLLEKFYSIIILLSVVLGLGLGNFMIVANDADLFIVPLLIGMLYITFLQIPIEDIKDSFKNIRFTYATVIMNFVWTPLFAWLLAYIFLAEHPALWIGFIMLMVTPCTDWYLIFTGMARGNVALSTTILPLNLILQVLLLPLYLLLFGGAKGTIEISFLVECVLIVLIIPLLLAFITKSILSKKKHIEDKILSNLSIFPIIFLSLAIVAMFASQGSLLLNHLDLLLKILIPILLFFVVNFMIGQKVASQCQFPYEDKVSFNLTTLARNSPIALAIAMTAFPNQPLIALTLVIGPLLELPILALVAQLLLLLRKREDKEKHTT; this comes from the coding sequence ATGAGTTTACTTGAAAAGTTCTATTCCATTATCATTTTATTATCTGTTGTGCTAGGTCTTGGTCTGGGTAACTTTATGATCGTTGCAAATGATGCAGACCTATTCATTGTTCCTTTATTGATCGGGATGCTTTACATAACCTTTCTACAGATACCGATAGAAGATATAAAAGATTCCTTTAAAAATATTAGATTTACTTATGCAACTGTTATCATGAATTTCGTTTGGACACCTTTGTTCGCGTGGCTTTTAGCCTATATTTTTCTAGCAGAGCATCCAGCCCTTTGGATTGGATTTATCATGTTGATGGTAACTCCTTGTACCGATTGGTACTTAATCTTTACGGGTATGGCAAGAGGGAATGTCGCCTTATCAACGACCATCCTGCCACTAAACCTCATCCTTCAAGTTCTACTATTACCTCTTTATTTACTCTTATTTGGTGGAGCTAAAGGCACAATCGAAATCTCTTTCTTAGTTGAATGCGTCTTAATTGTGTTGATTATTCCGTTGCTACTGGCTTTTATAACAAAATCGATTCTAAGCAAAAAGAAACACATAGAGGATAAAATTTTATCAAATCTAAGCATTTTTCCTATTATCTTTTTAAGTCTCGCCATTGTAGCGATGTTTGCATCACAAGGGAGTTTGTTATTAAATCACTTGGACTTATTATTGAAAATCTTAATCCCCATTCTCCTGTTTTTTGTTGTCAACTTTATGATTGGCCAGAAGGTGGCTAGTCAATGTCAATTTCCTTACGAAGATAAGGTGAGTTTTAACTTAACCACGTTGGCAAGAAACTCCCCGATAGCCTTAGCTATTGCGATGACGGCCTTTCCTAACCAACCTTTAATTGCCTTAACCTTAGTCATTGGACCGTTGCTTGAACTCCCTATACTAGCCTTAGTTGCCCAACTGTTATTACTTCTCAGGAAAAGAGAGGATAAAGAGAAGCACACCACCTAA
- a CDS encoding class I SAM-dependent methyltransferase: MNNQWNKMIYKIWSPFYDKIFNSGAFLKAREKLVKDIELFKGKRILFVGVGTGADLERIQHRDYEITAIDFSKDMLDKAKQKFNQSSIEFLEMDAQKLEFEEESFDLVVGSLILSVVPDADKALKEMVRVTKQGGEILLFDKFAPKNKQISVGKKLIRPLISLLGTDIGLNFEQTFARYIHSVAVQADEPVMFGDMYRKIKLLKVRKW, from the coding sequence ATGAACAATCAATGGAACAAAATGATTTATAAAATATGGTCTCCATTCTATGATAAAATTTTTAATTCCGGAGCGTTTCTTAAAGCAAGGGAAAAGTTGGTCAAGGATATCGAATTGTTTAAAGGAAAAAGAATTTTGTTTGTGGGAGTTGGAACCGGAGCAGATTTAGAACGGATTCAACATCGCGATTATGAAATAACGGCGATTGACTTTTCTAAGGATATGTTGGATAAAGCTAAACAAAAATTCAATCAGTCTTCTATTGAGTTTTTGGAAATGGATGCTCAAAAACTCGAATTTGAAGAGGAGTCTTTTGACTTAGTAGTAGGGAGTCTTATTTTATCTGTGGTTCCAGATGCAGATAAAGCCCTGAAAGAGATGGTCAGAGTGACGAAACAAGGCGGAGAAATATTACTATTCGATAAATTCGCCCCTAAAAACAAGCAAATATCTGTTGGGAAAAAATTGATTCGTCCCCTTATTTCGCTACTAGGTACCGATATCGGATTGAATTTTGAACAGACATTCGCTAGATATATTCATTCAGTTGCCGTCCAAGCTGACGAACCCGTCATGTTTGGAGATATGTACAGGAAAATAAAATTGTTGAAGGTAAGGAAATGGTAG
- a CDS encoding metalloregulator ArsR/SmtB family transcription factor — MTDGKNERDLCEIFCYDEEKVSRIKVDLEKQDTLSVAKIFKALADDTRIKIAYALSQEGELCVCDAANIVGCTMATASHHLRLLRNMGLAKYRKEGKLVFYSLDDDHVRRLIQLAFIHSNESSNMGMNQNV, encoded by the coding sequence ATGACTGATGGCAAAAACGAACGGGATCTGTGTGAGATATTTTGTTATGACGAAGAAAAAGTGAGTCGAATAAAGGTAGACCTTGAAAAACAAGATACGCTTTCTGTAGCTAAAATATTCAAAGCCTTAGCTGACGATACACGAATAAAAATTGCTTATGCGTTATCCCAGGAAGGTGAGCTTTGTGTATGTGATGCAGCTAATATTGTTGGCTGTACCATGGCGACAGCTTCTCATCACCTTCGCTTGCTTCGAAACATGGGGTTGGCTAAGTATCGCAAAGAAGGCAAGTTAGTTTTTTATTCTTTAGATGATGACCATGTAAGACGATTGATTCAATTGGCGTTTATCCATAGCAATGAGAGTTCCAATATGGGGATGAATCAAAATGTCTAA
- a CDS encoding heavy metal translocating P-type ATPase, whose amino-acid sequence MSNHPKKDVCCDSGSCSEPIPLQFAVKSEPKDSCCSDDSCGDVQKPALQNLIDANGQLFEYRVQGMDCPACALTIEKSLGKMEGIHHVQVNYSTAKMQVFIDDATITDDIQTQIKKLGFSAEPLDTEGNSQTFLIEGMDCGACAVTLEKHMTHLPSVEEVSVNFSTSKMKLVHEMNVEEVLKEVSKAGFKATPVSKRKGRVEESTGKGEGTQLVTFTGILLALGFVGSYFDASPLLVTGLYAIVLVLTGYKPARSAFYAIKSGSLDMNVLMSGAAIGAAFIGEWLEGATVLWLFAFGVMLQNKSIEKTRDSIRNLMNLAPSEAWVKSGRELIRKPVEDVTVGDVIVIKAGEKIPLDGEILDGASSINQAPITGESIPVDKTIGDTVYAGTVNESGSLEVKVTKLVEDTTISRIIHLVEEAQEKKAPTQAFVDRFAQIYTPIVFGIAILIMIFPPILGWGTWGDWFYRALELLVVACPCALVISTPVAIVSAIGNAAKNGVLIKGGTFLEIAGDLHAIAFDKTGTLTEGKPKVSQVIRFEGTEEELLSIARTIEEHSKHPIAQAILNYAQEHNIPARSGKEFKAIVGKGAQATIDGTEYFAGNLKLFEEFNLSLSERKSQVQTLQKEGNTIVLIGTKTKLLGMIGVSDSIRDVTVRAISELKNIGVKQLVMLTGDNEGTAKKIAAQAHVDRYFAELLPEDKVAAMKKLQQEGRKVAMVGDGINDAPALATADLGIAMGGAGTDTAMETADIVLMADNLEKLPHTIHLSRQALRIIKQNIWFSLIVKFVALALIFPGWLTLWIAVMSDTGAALLVILNSMRLLRLKS is encoded by the coding sequence ATGTCTAATCATCCAAAAAAAGATGTATGTTGTGATTCTGGTTCTTGCTCGGAACCTATTCCTTTACAGTTTGCGGTTAAGTCTGAACCCAAAGATTCATGCTGCAGTGATGATTCATGTGGTGACGTGCAAAAGCCTGCCCTACAAAATCTAATCGATGCTAACGGTCAATTGTTCGAGTATCGGGTACAGGGCATGGATTGTCCAGCTTGCGCTCTAACCATTGAAAAAAGCCTTGGAAAGATGGAAGGCATCCATCATGTGCAAGTGAATTACAGCACAGCTAAGATGCAGGTCTTTATAGATGATGCAACGATTACAGATGATATCCAAACACAAATTAAAAAGTTGGGATTTTCCGCAGAACCGCTAGATACAGAAGGGAATTCTCAAACTTTTCTTATTGAAGGAATGGATTGCGGAGCTTGTGCGGTGACGCTTGAAAAACATATGACTCATCTTCCTTCCGTGGAAGAAGTGAGTGTAAACTTCTCAACCAGTAAGATGAAACTTGTTCATGAGATGAATGTCGAAGAGGTCCTGAAGGAAGTGTCGAAAGCCGGATTCAAAGCTACTCCTGTTTCAAAACGAAAAGGCAGAGTGGAAGAGTCAACGGGGAAAGGCGAAGGGACTCAACTTGTAACGTTCACAGGGATCTTATTGGCTCTGGGTTTCGTTGGCTCTTATTTTGACGCTTCACCCTTACTTGTTACGGGGCTCTATGCGATAGTCCTTGTATTGACTGGCTATAAACCGGCCAGGAGTGCGTTCTATGCTATTAAAAGCGGCTCGTTGGATATGAATGTATTGATGTCAGGGGCGGCGATTGGCGCTGCCTTTATAGGCGAATGGCTCGAGGGAGCCACGGTGCTATGGCTATTCGCTTTTGGCGTCATGCTGCAAAATAAATCGATTGAAAAAACTCGGGATTCGATCCGGAATTTGATGAATTTGGCTCCTTCAGAAGCCTGGGTGAAATCGGGCCGGGAGTTGATTCGAAAACCTGTTGAAGATGTGACTGTTGGGGATGTTATCGTCATTAAAGCGGGGGAAAAGATTCCGCTCGATGGGGAGATCCTGGATGGAGCTTCGAGTATTAATCAGGCTCCGATCACCGGGGAATCCATTCCGGTAGATAAAACCATCGGGGATACGGTGTATGCCGGAACGGTAAACGAAAGTGGTTCATTAGAAGTGAAGGTAACCAAGTTGGTGGAGGATACCACGATTTCGCGTATTATTCACCTCGTTGAGGAAGCCCAAGAAAAGAAAGCTCCAACTCAAGCTTTTGTCGATCGATTTGCTCAAATTTACACCCCCATTGTGTTCGGGATCGCGATATTGATCATGATATTTCCTCCGATCCTGGGTTGGGGAACATGGGGCGATTGGTTCTATAGGGCATTAGAATTGTTAGTGGTAGCTTGTCCTTGTGCTCTGGTCATCTCGACGCCGGTTGCCATTGTATCCGCTATTGGGAATGCGGCAAAGAACGGCGTATTGATCAAGGGAGGGACCTTCCTGGAAATAGCGGGCGATTTACATGCGATTGCTTTTGATAAAACGGGAACGTTAACGGAAGGCAAACCGAAAGTGTCCCAAGTGATCCGGTTTGAGGGTACGGAAGAAGAATTGCTTTCCATTGCCAGAACCATTGAGGAGCATTCGAAACACCCGATTGCCCAAGCGATTTTGAACTACGCGCAAGAGCATAACATTCCAGCAAGAAGTGGAAAAGAGTTTAAAGCGATCGTTGGAAAAGGGGCCCAGGCCACCATCGATGGAACCGAATATTTTGCTGGAAATCTCAAGCTTTTTGAAGAGTTTAATCTCTCATTAAGTGAAAGGAAAAGCCAAGTTCAAACTCTGCAAAAGGAAGGGAATACCATTGTTCTTATCGGGACCAAAACCAAATTATTAGGAATGATTGGTGTGTCAGACTCGATTCGGGACGTAACCGTAAGAGCGATATCGGAGTTGAAAAATATCGGGGTTAAACAGTTGGTGATGTTAACCGGGGATAACGAAGGGACGGCGAAGAAGATTGCCGCCCAAGCCCATGTCGACCGTTATTTCGCGGAGCTGTTGCCAGAGGATAAGGTTGCTGCGATGAAGAAGCTTCAACAAGAAGGTCGTAAAGTGGCCATGGTGGGAGATGGGATCAATGACGCTCCAGCGCTTGCAACCGCAGACCTTGGAATTGCCATGGGGGGAGCAGGAACCGATACCGCCATGGAAACAGCGGATATTGTTTTAATGGCGGATAACTTAGAAAAACTTCCTCACACCATCCATTTGAGTCGCCAAGCGCTACGAATCATTAAACAAAATATATGGTTCTCATTGATTGTTAAGTTTGTCGCTTTAGCCTTGATTTTCCCTGGCTGGCTTACGTTATGGATTGCTGTCATGAGCGATACCGGTGCAGCTTTACTCGTGATTTTAAACAGCATGAGACTTCTCAGATTAAAAAGTTAA
- a CDS encoding DsbA family protein, whose amino-acid sequence MKNKKNNSPFKAMVIVTLVVILGLVALAVMNNNDSNSSHDLSFEKQPPVEGQPLIGDVNAPVTVVEFGDFKCPACKVWGETIFPQLIADYVEPGKVKFAYINVLFHGEESKTGSLAAEHVFKQSPEDYWAFHKEIFNHQPPTQNHDDLWLTKDKVIEVASNYPKIDINQLKESLEKETEIAEVEKDMVLVKEYKVQLTPSIMVNGTMLEDPFDYEKIKSLIEKELQGK is encoded by the coding sequence ATGAAAAACAAAAAAAATAATTCACCATTCAAAGCAATGGTCATTGTAACCCTAGTTGTTATCTTAGGTTTGGTTGCTTTAGCAGTAATGAATAACAATGATTCTAATTCGAGTCATGATCTAAGTTTTGAGAAACAGCCTCCCGTTGAAGGACAACCCTTGATCGGTGATGTTAACGCACCAGTAACCGTCGTTGAGTTTGGGGATTTTAAATGTCCCGCTTGTAAAGTATGGGGAGAGACGATCTTTCCTCAGTTAATTGCGGACTATGTTGAACCGGGGAAAGTGAAATTTGCCTATATCAATGTATTATTTCATGGTGAAGAATCAAAAACAGGATCACTTGCCGCTGAACATGTATTTAAGCAATCGCCTGAAGATTATTGGGCCTTTCATAAAGAGATCTTTAATCATCAACCTCCAACACAAAATCATGATGACTTATGGCTGACAAAGGATAAGGTAATCGAGGTGGCAAGCAATTACCCTAAAATTGATATCAATCAATTAAAAGAAAGTTTAGAGAAGGAAACAGAAATAGCAGAAGTGGAAAAGGATATGGTTCTTGTAAAGGAGTATAAAGTACAACTTACTCCAAGTATTATGGTGAACGGTACCATGCTAGAAGATCCGTTTGACTATGAAAAGATAAAAAGTCTGATTGAAAAAGAATTACAGGGGAAATAA
- a CDS encoding disulfide oxidoreductase, which translates to MGIVRKYSLYIAWLVSVMATLGSLYFSEIKGYIPCELCWYQRIFMYPLVLILGIGTFQNDGTVKKFVLPMAMIGWGISLFHYLQQKVPGFAEIKPCKSGVPCSAQYINWFDFVTIPFLAFTAFSLIIFLMFLTKTPKN; encoded by the coding sequence ATGGGAATCGTTAGAAAGTATTCTTTATATATCGCTTGGTTAGTTTCCGTTATGGCAACACTTGGTAGTCTCTATTTTAGTGAAATAAAAGGGTACATTCCCTGCGAGTTATGCTGGTATCAACGTATTTTTATGTATCCGCTCGTATTGATTCTTGGCATTGGGACTTTTCAAAACGACGGGACAGTCAAAAAGTTTGTTCTACCTATGGCAATGATCGGATGGGGGATTTCTTTATTTCATTATCTTCAACAAAAAGTCCCTGGATTTGCCGAAATCAAGCCATGTAAAAGTGGAGTTCCTTGCAGCGCCCAGTATATAAACTGGTTTGACTTTGTCACGATTCCCTTCTTAGCTTTCACGGCGTTTTCCTTGATCATATTCCTTATGTTTCTAACTAAAACACCCAAAAATTAA
- a CDS encoding trans-aconitate 2-methyltransferase, whose translation MKMMSSINTWKPDSYDNKLGFVSELGKGVVDLLHPKENERVLDLGCGTGDLSNEIAKRGASVVGIDMSPSMIEKAKTKYPEIEFYVRDAQNFSMEGRFDAVFSNAALHWMKNASQVVECVWNVLNNGGRFVVEFGGKGNVETIIKAMSHIFQNDYGINASERNPWFFPSIGEYSHLLEEKGFRVCFAQHFDRPTLLKDGKHGINHWLTNLCDDFFKDFTESEKILVYKKVTETVKKDLFHDGSFYADYKRIRIMAIKP comes from the coding sequence ATGAAAATGATGAGTTCGATTAACACGTGGAAGCCAGATTCATATGATAATAAACTTGGATTTGTATCGGAATTGGGAAAAGGTGTTGTCGATTTACTTCATCCGAAAGAAAACGAAAGAGTGCTTGATTTAGGATGCGGAACAGGAGACTTATCTAACGAAATTGCTAAAAGAGGAGCATCCGTGGTTGGAATCGATATGTCCCCATCCATGATTGAGAAAGCAAAAACTAAATATCCAGAAATCGAGTTTTACGTACGTGACGCTCAAAATTTTAGCATGGAAGGTAGGTTTGACGCTGTTTTTTCAAACGCTGCATTGCACTGGATGAAGAATGCTTCTCAGGTGGTAGAATGTGTGTGGAATGTCCTCAACAACGGTGGAAGATTTGTCGTTGAATTCGGCGGAAAGGGAAACGTGGAGACCATAATCAAGGCCATGAGCCACATCTTTCAAAATGATTATGGTATTAATGCAAGTGAAAGAAATCCTTGGTTTTTTCCTAGTATTGGTGAATACAGTCATTTACTTGAGGAAAAAGGCTTTCGAGTGTGTTTTGCTCAACACTTTGATCGTCCTACCCTTTTAAAAGATGGCAAACACGGGATTAACCACTGGCTTACTAACCTATGTGATGATTTCTTCAAGGATTTTACGGAATCGGAAAAGATTTTGGTGTATAAAAAGGTAACAGAAACCGTGAAAAAAGACTTATTTCATGATGGCTCCTTTTATGCAGATTACAAACGGATAAGAATTATGGCCATTAAGCCTTAA
- a CDS encoding DUF3231 family protein → MSEQKTRLTASEITALWSAYQNNTMSVCVFTYFLKHTVDLEVRSLLEFSLELSKNNFQKVVEILQRENQPIPVGFTDADVNLSAPRLFSEAIYLYYLKNMSKIALSTYGVALPTSAHSEVRDFLSKAIATSTELYNKTADILLKKGLFIRTPYISTPHKNDFITKQSYLGGLLKMNPRPLNVIEITHLKANTETNILGQFIYTGFSQVAESKKVRQYLMRGKHIAKKHVKLFTSLLVEDNLPAPMEWDMEVTDSTIPPFSDKLIMFHSSALIASGISNYATASAASLRTDIATTYTRISVEVAQYAMDGTKIMIDNGWLEEPPQNIDRKELARV, encoded by the coding sequence ATGTCAGAACAAAAGACTCGTCTTACCGCTTCGGAAATTACCGCACTCTGGAGTGCGTATCAAAATAACACCATGTCTGTATGTGTATTTACATATTTCTTAAAACATACTGTTGATTTAGAAGTAAGGTCTCTCTTAGAATTTTCGCTGGAACTGTCCAAAAATAACTTCCAGAAGGTCGTTGAAATCCTTCAAAGGGAAAATCAACCCATACCAGTCGGTTTCACCGATGCTGATGTGAATTTATCTGCACCAAGACTTTTTTCAGAAGCGATTTACTTATACTACTTAAAAAATATGTCCAAGATAGCGTTATCAACCTATGGAGTGGCTTTACCTACTTCTGCACATTCAGAAGTTCGTGATTTTTTGAGCAAAGCGATAGCTACCTCTACTGAACTATACAACAAAACGGCAGATATCTTACTTAAAAAGGGGTTATTTATCCGGACTCCTTACATCTCGACACCACACAAAAACGATTTCATCACTAAACAGAGCTATTTAGGCGGATTACTTAAGATGAATCCTAGACCGCTAAATGTAATTGAAATTACCCACTTAAAAGCTAACACGGAAACCAATATTCTGGGTCAATTTATATATACAGGGTTTAGCCAAGTAGCGGAGTCAAAGAAAGTCAGACAATATTTAATGAGAGGTAAACACATAGCAAAAAAACACGTCAAACTCTTTACCTCCCTATTAGTTGAAGATAATCTCCCTGCTCCGATGGAATGGGATATGGAAGTAACTGATTCAACAATTCCCCCGTTCTCTGACAAATTAATCATGTTCCATTCATCCGCCTTAATCGCTTCAGGAATATCTAATTATGCAACGGCTTCTGCCGCAAGTTTAAGAACGGATATAGCTACGACATACACTCGAATTTCGGTGGAAGTAGCACAATATGCAATGGATGGAACGAAAATCATGATTGATAATGGTTGGTTAGAAGAACCGCCTCAGAATATTGATCGAAAAGAATTAGCCAGAGTTTAG
- a CDS encoding helix-turn-helix transcriptional regulator codes for MSPKFKKQLKNRLVVLRAEKGWTQKDVADRIGVSRQTIISIEKDKYTPSVVLAFELADLFEKDINEVFQYVEEGEE; via the coding sequence ATGAGTCCAAAATTTAAAAAGCAGTTGAAGAATCGTCTTGTCGTACTGCGTGCTGAGAAAGGATGGACACAAAAGGATGTGGCAGATCGAATTGGAGTGAGTCGTCAAACGATCATTTCGATTGAGAAGGACAAATACACACCATCCGTAGTTTTGGCCTTTGAGCTTGCAGATTTATTCGAGAAAGACATTAACGAAGTCTTCCAATATGTAGAAGAGGGAGAGGAATAA
- a CDS encoding ferritin-like domain-containing protein — translation MYYTSGGLNRSSIGLADDIAKAINGEYSAIICYELLAKLAPNNEARNRILEIRNDEIKHYKAFSQIYVTLTGRQHTPQIIEECKSEYKEGLRASFKDEQMTTDFYLDIAGKSNEPYIKETFKRAASDEQNHAVWFLYYLTA, via the coding sequence ATGTATTATACAAGCGGAGGATTGAACCGTTCTTCAATCGGGCTGGCTGATGACATTGCTAAAGCAATAAACGGGGAGTACAGCGCAATTATTTGCTACGAACTGTTGGCAAAGTTAGCACCGAATAACGAAGCGAGAAATCGAATTCTAGAAATCCGTAACGATGAAATAAAACATTACAAGGCATTCTCACAAATTTATGTAACGTTGACTGGAAGGCAACATACCCCCCAAATCATCGAAGAATGTAAGTCTGAATATAAAGAAGGTCTTAGAGCATCATTTAAGGATGAACAAATGACTACAGATTTTTATCTGGACATCGCTGGAAAATCTAACGAGCCGTACATCAAAGAAACATTCAAACGCGCTGCATCTGATGAGCAAAACCACGCCGTCTGGTTTTTGTATTATTTGACCGCTTAA